A region from the Sphingopyxis lindanitolerans genome encodes:
- the mreC gene encoding rod shape-determining protein MreC: MVRPAHRRPGQSRKAQYSLFAAYVIAVTGAVAGLLLALLSVVDPIGFAQLRIASQEVAAPIARASRSAIGSISGVDDAVSAYVGAGSQNRRLRKELAITRRQLVATSSLQEENRQLRALLKLQQTDKSAIANGYLLTSTSTSSKRIALLSIGRNVGIAAGQPVRGADGLIGRVLSSGPSVSQVLLLTDVDNIVPVRRARDGLPALAYGRGNGDLDIRTLNIANNPFKPGDILVTSGTGGLYPPNIPVAIVARRQDDGALARPLADPAKVDAVAVLRAYTPDNIEAQAVPAPAPVPSAKAP, translated from the coding sequence ATGGTCCGCCCGGCACATCGGCGTCCGGGGCAATCCCGCAAGGCCCAGTACAGCCTGTTCGCTGCCTATGTCATCGCGGTGACGGGGGCGGTGGCGGGCCTGTTGCTGGCGCTGCTGTCGGTCGTCGATCCCATCGGTTTCGCCCAGCTTCGCATCGCGAGCCAGGAAGTGGCCGCGCCGATCGCGCGCGCCAGCCGCTCGGCGATCGGATCGATCTCGGGCGTCGATGACGCGGTGTCGGCCTATGTCGGCGCGGGGTCGCAGAACCGGCGGCTGCGCAAGGAGCTTGCCATCACGCGGCGCCAGCTCGTCGCGACCAGCTCGCTCCAGGAGGAGAATCGCCAGCTCAGGGCGCTGCTCAAATTGCAGCAGACCGACAAGAGCGCGATCGCCAACGGCTATCTCCTCACCTCGACCTCGACGAGCAGCAAGCGCATCGCGCTGCTCAGCATCGGCCGCAACGTCGGCATCGCCGCGGGACAGCCGGTGCGCGGCGCCGACGGACTGATCGGCCGCGTGCTGAGTTCGGGGCCTTCGGTGTCGCAGGTGCTGCTGCTCACCGATGTCGACAATATCGTCCCGGTCCGCCGCGCGCGCGACGGCCTGCCCGCGCTCGCCTATGGCCGCGGCAACGGCGACCTCGACATTCGCACGCTCAACATCGCGAACAATCCTTTCAAGCCCGGCGACATCCTGGTCACCTCGGGAACCGGCGGCCTCTATCCGCCGAACATCCCGGTCGCGATCGTCGCGCGGCGCCAGGACGACGGCGCCCTCGCCCGCCCGCTCGCCGACCCGGCAAAGGTCGATGCGGTGGCGGTGCTGCGCGCCTATACGCCCGACAATATCGAAGCGCAGGCGGTGCCCGCCCCCGCCCCCGTCCCGTCCGCGAAGGCGCCATGA
- a CDS encoding rod shape-determining protein MreD — translation MNPRGPRLGEPASLWRMRIVPVATVLFASALPLMLPLVASSPVLPPLGLLFFLSWQLLRTEMWPVWIGLPLGLWDDLFSGAPIGTAIGLWTIASIAIAYISQRIYWRGFLHDWAIGALLVAAIQAIAALITHPHAASGHVLGLVVPQIIVSVLLMPLILRLTGRFDNFRLRRR, via the coding sequence ATGAACCCGCGCGGGCCGCGCCTCGGCGAACCGGCGTCGCTGTGGCGGATGCGCATCGTTCCGGTCGCGACCGTATTGTTCGCATCGGCGCTGCCGCTGATGCTGCCGCTCGTCGCCAGTTCGCCGGTGCTGCCGCCGCTCGGGCTGCTGTTCTTCCTGAGCTGGCAGCTCCTCCGCACCGAGATGTGGCCGGTGTGGATCGGCCTGCCGCTGGGATTGTGGGACGATCTGTTCAGCGGCGCGCCGATCGGCACCGCGATCGGGCTGTGGACGATCGCGAGCATCGCCATCGCCTATATCTCGCAGCGCATCTATTGGCGCGGCTTTCTGCACGATTGGGCGATCGGCGCCTTGCTCGTCGCCGCCATCCAGGCAATCGCCGCGCTGATCACCCACCCCCACGCCGCGTCCGGCCACGTCCTTGGCCTCGTGGTGCCGCAAATCATCGTTTCGGTCCTGCTCATGCCGCTGATCCTGCGGCTGACCGGCCGATTTGACAATTTCCGTCTCAGGCGAAGATAA
- the mrdA gene encoding penicillin-binding protein 2, with protein sequence MFGKKSPPITEAWRGITFTRRAIVVGGAQAALFGALAVRMGYISIIDNERYVLESESNRVNLTLIPPRRGWIVDRQGKALANNRVSLRVDIIPDRLHNKDLVLGQLRTMLRLDGDAMQRIERDLKAASGFQPVAIAEDVTEQDYASVLVHLPELPGVAPARGFARYYPTGAAVGHLVGYVGAPSAEEYQEAKDPIYITPGFKIGKQAIEKYFEPVLRGKPGAKRVEVTARGKVVRDLSTQPDVQGKTVHLTIDADLQHYAARRIGPESGSVVVIDCLTGDLLAMASMPSFDPNSFSSGIGVAEYKWLSQNDHVPLRNKTLSGLYPPGSTVKPMVAMSFLEAGLSPEATTFCGGGLRVGNRVFHCWNRRGHGQVNMSKGIYQSCDVYFYHFAQQMGMDVIAAMAKRLGMGEKFALPVPSQSFGTVPSPEWKMKKYDRPWAISDTVNATIGQGYMLANPTQLAVMASRLATGNVVMPHLTMAANRPAMQSLGFSADHIGIVREAMNQVVNGAGTAGRARLPIEDVKMAGKTGTAQVVSLSVGGGKGGLWKHRDHGLFIAFAPFDAPRYAAAVVIEHGGGSGAAYPIARDVMTFLFDRDKAMEALTGFETGWGGTIEERMARDFAIWKAGAARPAPEDAA encoded by the coding sequence ATGTTCGGCAAGAAAAGCCCGCCCATCACCGAAGCCTGGAGAGGCATCACCTTCACCCGCCGGGCGATCGTCGTCGGCGGCGCGCAGGCGGCGCTGTTCGGCGCGCTCGCGGTGCGCATGGGCTATATCTCGATCATCGACAATGAACGCTATGTCCTGGAATCGGAAAGCAATCGCGTCAATCTGACGCTCATCCCGCCGCGCCGCGGCTGGATCGTCGACCGGCAGGGCAAGGCGCTGGCGAACAACCGCGTGTCCTTGCGCGTCGACATCATTCCCGACCGCCTCCACAACAAGGATCTGGTGCTCGGTCAGCTCCGGACGATGCTCCGCCTCGACGGCGATGCGATGCAGCGGATCGAGCGCGACCTGAAGGCCGCGTCGGGATTTCAGCCGGTCGCGATCGCGGAGGACGTCACCGAACAGGATTATGCCTCGGTGCTCGTCCACCTGCCCGAATTGCCCGGCGTCGCGCCGGCGCGCGGCTTTGCCCGCTATTATCCCACCGGCGCGGCGGTCGGCCACCTCGTCGGCTATGTCGGGGCGCCGTCGGCCGAGGAATATCAGGAGGCGAAAGACCCGATCTACATCACCCCCGGCTTCAAGATCGGCAAGCAGGCGATCGAGAAATATTTCGAGCCGGTGCTGCGCGGCAAGCCCGGCGCGAAGCGCGTCGAGGTCACCGCGCGCGGCAAGGTGGTGCGCGACCTGTCGACCCAGCCCGACGTGCAGGGCAAGACGGTTCACCTGACCATCGACGCCGATCTGCAACATTATGCCGCGCGGCGCATCGGCCCCGAATCGGGTTCGGTCGTGGTGATCGATTGCCTGACCGGCGACCTGTTGGCGATGGCGTCGATGCCGAGCTTCGACCCGAACAGCTTTTCGAGCGGGATCGGCGTCGCCGAATATAAATGGCTCAGCCAGAACGACCATGTGCCGCTGCGCAACAAGACGCTGAGCGGCCTTTATCCGCCCGGATCGACCGTCAAGCCGATGGTCGCGATGAGCTTTCTCGAAGCCGGCCTGTCGCCCGAGGCGACCACCTTTTGCGGCGGGGGCCTGCGCGTCGGCAACCGCGTCTTCCACTGCTGGAACCGGCGCGGTCACGGCCAGGTCAATATGTCGAAAGGCATTTACCAGAGCTGCGACGTCTATTTCTATCACTTCGCGCAGCAGATGGGGATGGACGTCATCGCAGCGATGGCGAAGCGGCTGGGCATGGGCGAGAAATTCGCCCTTCCCGTCCCCAGCCAGAGCTTTGGCACCGTGCCGAGCCCCGAGTGGAAGATGAAGAAATATGATCGCCCCTGGGCGATTTCGGACACGGTGAACGCGACCATCGGCCAGGGCTATATGCTCGCCAACCCGACCCAGCTTGCGGTGATGGCGTCGCGGCTGGCGACGGGCAATGTCGTGATGCCGCATCTGACGATGGCCGCGAACCGCCCCGCGATGCAGTCGCTCGGCTTTTCCGCCGATCATATCGGTATCGTGCGCGAGGCGATGAACCAGGTCGTCAACGGCGCCGGCACCGCGGGCCGCGCCCGGCTGCCGATCGAGGACGTCAAGATGGCGGGCAAAACGGGCACCGCGCAGGTCGTTAGCCTGAGCGTCGGCGGCGGCAAGGGCGGTTTGTGGAAGCATCGCGACCACGGCCTGTTCATCGCCTTCGCGCCGTTCGACGCGCCGCGCTATGCCGCCGCGGTCGTGATCGAGCATGGCGGCGGGTCGGGCGCCGCCTATCCGATCGCGCGCGACGTGATGACCTTCCTCTTCGACCGCGACAAGGCGATGGAAGCGCTCACCGGGTTCGAGACCGGCTGGGGCGGCACGATCGAGGAGCGCATGGCGCGCGACTTTGCCATCTGGAAGGCGGGCGCCGCCCGCCCCGCGCCCGAGGACGCGGCATGA
- the rodA gene encoding rod shape-determining protein RodA, protein MIPVPPAIQRVPWKLIALLSAIAGFGLLILYSAAGGSWSPWAWQQGVRFLVFLGAMLVIGRFPLRLFEDFAYFGYLAVLLLLFAVELLGFVGKGSQRWLDLGFMNFQPSELMKVAIVLALARFYAQLPPASTRTWTALWPAALMIGLPAALVMLQPDLGTALSICIGGVVVMFVAGLPLWWFGSAAAAGAAALPILFSMLHDYQQKRVLIFLDPESDPLGAGYHISQSKIAIGSGGIGGKGFLNGSQSHLDYLPEGHTDFIFATMAEEWGLIGGLGLLFAFFLLLRWGTRVALRARTRFGQLVAAGLTMTIFFYIAINLSMVMGLAPVVGIPLPLFSYGGSSMLTIMTCIGIILAVENDSKTGTRRFH, encoded by the coding sequence ATGATCCCCGTCCCGCCCGCGATCCAGCGCGTCCCGTGGAAACTGATCGCGCTGCTGTCCGCCATCGCGGGCTTCGGGCTGCTGATCCTCTATTCGGCGGCCGGCGGCAGCTGGTCGCCCTGGGCGTGGCAACAGGGGGTGCGCTTCCTCGTCTTTCTGGGCGCCATGCTCGTCATCGGCCGGTTCCCGCTGCGATTGTTCGAGGATTTCGCCTATTTCGGCTATCTCGCGGTGCTGTTGCTGCTGTTCGCGGTCGAATTGCTCGGTTTCGTCGGCAAGGGCAGCCAGCGCTGGCTCGACCTCGGCTTCATGAATTTTCAGCCGTCCGAATTGATGAAGGTCGCCATCGTCCTCGCGCTGGCGCGTTTCTATGCCCAACTGCCGCCCGCGAGCACGCGGACATGGACCGCGCTGTGGCCGGCGGCGCTGATGATCGGGCTTCCCGCCGCGCTGGTGATGCTCCAGCCCGACCTCGGCACCGCGCTGTCGATCTGCATCGGCGGGGTGGTGGTGATGTTCGTCGCGGGCCTGCCGCTCTGGTGGTTCGGCAGCGCGGCCGCCGCGGGCGCCGCGGCGCTGCCCATCCTCTTCTCGATGCTCCACGATTATCAGCAGAAGCGTGTGCTGATCTTCCTCGACCCCGAAAGCGACCCGCTCGGCGCGGGCTATCATATCAGCCAGTCCAAGATCGCCATCGGATCGGGCGGGATCGGCGGCAAGGGATTCCTCAACGGGTCGCAAAGCCACCTCGACTATCTGCCCGAGGGGCATACCGACTTCATCTTTGCGACGATGGCCGAGGAATGGGGCCTGATCGGCGGGCTTGGGCTGCTCTTCGCCTTCTTCCTGCTGCTGCGCTGGGGCACCCGCGTCGCGCTGCGCGCCCGCACACGGTTCGGCCAGCTCGTCGCCGCGGGCCTGACGATGACGATCTTCTTCTATATCGCGATCAACCTGTCGATGGTGATGGGCCTGGCGCCGGTCGTCGGCATCCCGCTGCCGCTCTTTTCCTATGGCGGATCGTCGATGCTGACGATCATGACCTGTATCGGCATCATCCTGGCGGTCGAAAACGACAGCAAGACCGGCACCCGTCGCTTTCATTGA
- a CDS encoding TPM domain-containing protein, translating to MTYATVYDIANDSVGLQFPLIGLGLILIGAVMKWGFGKSGWSSYPIIVIGVFTILASGAVPWWDYRRVTQAVARGEAKQVEGPIHDWRMARARGKRRSTGATFYSHYERFSVGDVDFDVNWGALEAGFANRGSTEEKPTVRLANGIPARIWYLPIDGPGKPPRITRIDLGTVGWADEVQQDDAGIAFRLAQGHIADEAKLLPDDRKMAIGLLIYTFEQNSGHRLVVVTTPSLGGTDIARFAAEIADRRGMKGNGILLLVAPNERQARIAVGRDLTARLPDAAAQAILDRAVLPRFRRGDVPGGIEAGVERIIARVAGPETP from the coding sequence ATGACCTATGCGACGGTCTATGACATCGCGAACGACAGCGTGGGCTTGCAGTTCCCGCTGATCGGTCTGGGACTGATCCTGATCGGCGCGGTGATGAAATGGGGGTTCGGAAAATCGGGCTGGAGCAGCTATCCCATCATCGTGATCGGCGTCTTCACGATCCTCGCGTCGGGCGCGGTGCCGTGGTGGGACTATCGCCGCGTCACGCAGGCGGTGGCGAGGGGCGAGGCGAAGCAGGTCGAAGGACCGATCCACGATTGGCGCATGGCGCGCGCACGCGGCAAGCGCCGGAGCACGGGCGCCACTTTTTATAGTCATTACGAGCGTTTTTCGGTCGGCGACGTCGATTTCGATGTCAATTGGGGGGCGCTGGAAGCGGGCTTCGCCAACCGCGGCAGCACCGAGGAGAAGCCGACGGTTCGCCTGGCGAACGGCATACCCGCGCGCATCTGGTATCTGCCGATCGACGGCCCCGGCAAGCCGCCGCGCATCACGCGCATCGATCTAGGCACGGTCGGCTGGGCCGATGAGGTGCAACAGGATGATGCCGGTATCGCTTTCCGGCTCGCGCAAGGTCACATCGCCGACGAAGCCAAATTGCTGCCCGATGACCGCAAAATGGCGATCGGCCTCCTGATCTATACCTTCGAGCAGAATAGTGGACACCGGCTTGTCGTCGTCACGACGCCGTCGCTCGGCGGGACCGACATTGCGCGCTTCGCGGCCGAAATCGCCGATCGCCGTGGCATGAAGGGCAACGGCATCCTGCTGCTGGTCGCGCCGAACGAGCGGCAGGCGCGGATCGCGGTCGGGCGCGACCTTACGGCCCGCCTGCCCGACGCCGCCGCGCAGGCGATATTGGACAGGGCGGTCCTGCCGCGGTTCCGGCGCGGCGATGTCCCCGGCGGGATCGAGGCGGGCGTGGAGAGGATCATCGCCAGGGTGGCGGGCCCGGAGACCCCGTGA
- a CDS encoding AraC family transcriptional regulator, with translation MNSAYSSQKLSTASVPVRERLPMWREVFGQAMARLDIEAAGDMPFHAEGTLCALPGAAYASVFASPVRVSRTRSLIAADPVEMLYLITADAPLDVKQGGREHVLASGDSIFVRGSEVSAISCQSRTRFTNIAIALDDLRAFYSGADDLAMRVVPRQSDLLGLLHAYVDMLRQRADAAAGAAGPLVAGHSRDLIGAIAAAGADDPPPPGVKAARLRAIKAEIARRLCDPQLDVEGVAQRCGISPRYVRRLFQEEGSSFSAVVLGLRLDRAHRLLLHPGQTPGTIAEVAYGCGFGDLSYFNRTFRRRFGMTPSDLRSVNR, from the coding sequence GTGAACTCGGCCTATTCGTCGCAAAAACTGTCGACCGCATCGGTTCCGGTTCGCGAGCGCCTGCCGATGTGGCGCGAAGTCTTCGGACAGGCGATGGCGCGGCTCGACATAGAGGCTGCCGGGGACATGCCGTTTCACGCCGAAGGGACGCTGTGCGCGTTGCCGGGCGCAGCCTATGCGTCGGTGTTCGCCTCGCCGGTGCGGGTCTCGCGCACGCGCAGCCTGATCGCCGCCGATCCGGTGGAGATGCTCTATCTGATCACCGCCGACGCGCCCTTGGACGTCAAGCAAGGCGGGCGGGAGCATGTTCTGGCGTCCGGCGACTCGATCTTCGTGCGCGGCAGCGAGGTCAGCGCCATAAGCTGCCAGAGCCGGACCCGCTTCACCAATATCGCGATCGCGCTCGACGACCTGCGCGCCTTCTATTCGGGAGCGGATGATCTGGCGATGCGCGTCGTGCCGCGACAGAGCGACCTGCTCGGCCTGCTCCACGCCTATGTCGATATGCTGCGGCAGCGCGCCGATGCCGCTGCGGGCGCGGCGGGGCCGCTCGTCGCCGGGCATAGCCGCGACCTGATCGGCGCCATCGCCGCGGCCGGCGCCGACGACCCGCCGCCGCCCGGCGTGAAAGCGGCGCGGCTCAGGGCGATCAAGGCCGAGATCGCCCGCCGCCTGTGCGATCCGCAACTCGACGTGGAAGGGGTGGCGCAGCGCTGCGGGATCAGCCCACGCTATGTCCGCCGCCTGTTTCAGGAGGAAGGCAGCAGCTTTTCCGCCGTCGTCCTCGGCCTGCGGCTCGACCGGGCGCACCGCCTGCTGCTGCATCCGGGGCAGACGCCGGGAACGATCGCGGAGGTGGCCTATGGCTGCGGCTTCGGCGACCTCTCTTATTTCAACCGCACTTTCCGCCGCCGCTTCGGGATGACGCCGTCGGATTTGCGGAGCGTCAATCGCTAG
- a CDS encoding lysozyme inhibitor LprI family protein, giving the protein MRSSTMRGATALLLALVAACPASFAAPPTSATAVPAGFDCAKATRPIDRFICATAALRWQDLALSRSYRAVLGALTTPARAALVAQQRDWLGERDRRCVGDRTFAELNDPAPEVHEQAYGCLIALYLDRRRELGDRIADPIATQAASEIDLRAIARARPELVEDGQVRVAAMRLSPDGRHVAILLPSQDHDLSDQLWLYRVADRKLTPVTPSPDRQGHHSADAVATIDALTWQGNRVYALASLWGDGGDPVDGSTAVYTATADGSQRLGAVPGAVKGHFESINGGLVIRDDELPDDDAATESMRGNAQYLVWTADRGHGTIDLHIRARAPGAAPYLVGWGGWDLAQYLFDAARSRLVYSADTGIALFDMATRRERRIAGTARGDQPYAVSADLGTLAWSTHNRCGDAFLAEPEADAPERFCLAAMTGAAR; this is encoded by the coding sequence ATGCGATCATCGACGATGCGGGGTGCGACGGCGCTGCTGCTGGCGCTCGTCGCGGCCTGCCCGGCGAGCTTTGCGGCACCGCCGACCAGCGCGACGGCCGTCCCGGCGGGGTTCGATTGCGCCAAGGCGACGCGCCCGATCGATCGGTTCATCTGCGCCACGGCCGCCTTGCGCTGGCAGGATCTGGCGCTGTCGCGAAGCTATCGCGCGGTGCTGGGCGCGCTGACCACCCCGGCCCGCGCGGCGCTGGTGGCGCAGCAGCGCGACTGGCTGGGCGAGCGCGACCGCCGCTGCGTCGGCGATCGGACCTTCGCCGAACTGAACGATCCCGCGCCGGAGGTGCATGAACAGGCCTATGGCTGCCTGATCGCACTCTATCTCGACCGCCGCCGCGAACTGGGGGACCGCATCGCCGACCCGATCGCGACGCAGGCGGCGAGCGAAATCGACCTTCGCGCCATCGCCCGCGCCCGGCCCGAGCTTGTCGAGGATGGGCAGGTGCGGGTCGCGGCCATGCGGCTATCGCCCGATGGCCGTCATGTCGCCATCCTGTTGCCCAGCCAGGATCACGATCTTTCCGACCAATTATGGCTTTATCGGGTGGCCGACCGCAAGCTGACGCCCGTGACCCCGTCCCCCGACCGGCAGGGCCACCATTCCGCCGACGCGGTGGCGACGATCGATGCGCTGACGTGGCAGGGAAACCGGGTTTACGCGCTCGCCTCGCTGTGGGGCGACGGCGGCGACCCCGTGGACGGGTCGACCGCGGTCTATACCGCGACGGCCGACGGCAGCCAGCGCCTCGGCGCCGTGCCGGGCGCCGTCAAAGGGCATTTCGAATCGATCAATGGCGGCCTCGTGATCCGCGACGATGAACTTCCCGACGACGATGCCGCCACCGAATCCATGCGCGGCAACGCCCAATATCTCGTCTGGACGGCGGATCGCGGCCACGGCACGATCGACCTGCACATACGCGCCCGCGCGCCGGGGGCCGCGCCCTATCTCGTCGGCTGGGGCGGGTGGGACCTGGCGCAATATCTGTTCGATGCCGCCCGGTCGCGCCTCGTCTATTCCGCCGATACCGGGATCGCGCTGTTCGACATGGCGACGCGCCGCGAACGCCGCATCGCCGGCACGGCGCGCGGCGACCAGCCCTATGCCGTGTCGGCCGATCTCGGCACGCTGGCGTGGTCAACCCACAATCGCTGCGGCGATGCGTTTCTGGCCGAACCCGAAGCCGACGCGCCCGAGCGCTTTTGCCTTGCCGCGATGACCGGCGCGGCGCGATGA
- a CDS encoding cytochrome P450: MDNATTDAAPIIGLPDHVPMALVRRAPSPGFAPETCPYQQYAAMHDEPRVQFMPPDFMRPNGSWTISRGEDVRYVLQHPELFSSQGIAGFSMFLGQSWPLIPLELDPPEHTKYRTLLNGIFSPAKIKALEEGVRARAVSLIDAVVAQGGCEFVDAFAKPFPVSIFMQIMGLPDGDFNLLVKYEQLLLHSETMEQRVEGARGFYDYLLDLIAKRRADPGDDLAGFVIQSEIDGRPLNDEEVMGIYYLLVVAGLDTVAASLGLHFAHLATHPEDQARLRANPDLIRDAVEEFLRRYAIVSTTRFATQDTELAGVAIKKGDRLTISTMAPSLDPAEFANPLDVDIERSPNRHVAFSFGPHRCIGSHLARREMIVAIEEWLKRVPPFRVEGDVEVPVKAGGLMCVERLPLVWG, encoded by the coding sequence ATGGACAATGCGACGACCGATGCAGCGCCGATTATCGGCCTGCCCGATCATGTGCCGATGGCGTTGGTGCGGCGCGCTCCCTCACCGGGCTTTGCGCCCGAAACCTGTCCCTATCAGCAATATGCAGCGATGCACGACGAGCCGCGCGTGCAATTCATGCCGCCCGATTTCATGCGCCCGAACGGGTCGTGGACAATCAGCCGCGGCGAGGACGTCCGCTATGTCCTGCAACATCCCGAACTGTTCTCGAGTCAGGGAATTGCCGGTTTTTCGATGTTCCTGGGACAATCCTGGCCGCTGATCCCGCTCGAACTCGACCCGCCCGAACACACCAAATACCGCACCCTGCTGAACGGCATCTTCTCCCCCGCCAAGATCAAGGCGCTCGAAGAGGGCGTCCGCGCCCGCGCGGTGTCGCTGATCGATGCCGTCGTCGCGCAGGGGGGATGCGAATTCGTCGATGCGTTCGCGAAACCCTTCCCGGTCAGCATTTTCATGCAGATCATGGGACTGCCCGACGGCGATTTCAACCTGCTGGTGAAATATGAACAATTATTGCTGCATTCCGAAACGATGGAACAGCGCGTCGAGGGCGCGCGCGGCTTCTATGACTATCTCCTCGACCTGATCGCGAAACGCCGCGCCGATCCCGGCGACGACCTGGCGGGTTTCGTGATCCAGTCGGAGATCGACGGCCGCCCGCTGAACGACGAAGAGGTGATGGGAATCTATTATCTGCTCGTCGTCGCCGGGCTCGATACCGTCGCGGCGTCGCTCGGATTGCATTTCGCGCATCTGGCGACGCATCCCGAGGATCAGGCGCGGCTGCGCGCGAATCCGGACCTGATCCGCGACGCGGTGGAGGAATTCCTGCGCCGCTATGCGATCGTGTCGACGACGCGCTTCGCGACGCAGGATACCGAACTTGCCGGGGTCGCGATCAAGAAGGGCGACCGCCTGACCATCAGCACGATGGCGCCCAGTCTCGACCCCGCCGAATTCGCCAATCCGCTCGACGTCGATATCGAACGCTCGCCCAACCGGCACGTCGCCTTCTCGTTCGGCCCGCATCGCTGCATCGGATCGCATCTGGCGCGCCGCGAGATGATCGTGGCGATCGAGGAATGGCTGAAGCGCGTGCCGCCTTTCCGCGTCGAGGGCGACGTCGAGGTTCCGGTGAAGGCGGGCGGCCTGATGTGTGTCGAACGCCTGCCGCTCGTCTGGGGATGA
- a CDS encoding TetR/AcrR family transcriptional regulator, whose product MANDGGTRRERAASTHAKLVSAARELFAERGYHDTSTPEVVARAGVTRGALYHHFRDKEALFETVFHQLERELRELSAAEVSDLASDRFRQLQEGVQSFLRVVAMRADIQQILLIDAPSVFGWRRWREMGADSILGDIGDAFRDLIRDGVIRPQPVLPLAHLVLAALTEASMMIAHSVDPEATRIEVSDALRNLIAGLR is encoded by the coding sequence ATGGCGAATGATGGCGGAACCCGGCGCGAACGCGCGGCCTCGACTCACGCAAAGCTGGTTTCGGCCGCGCGCGAGCTGTTCGCCGAGCGCGGCTATCACGACACCAGCACCCCCGAGGTGGTGGCACGCGCCGGGGTGACGCGCGGCGCGCTCTATCATCATTTCCGCGACAAGGAGGCATTGTTCGAAACCGTGTTTCATCAGCTCGAACGCGAATTGCGGGAGCTGTCCGCCGCCGAGGTCAGCGATCTTGCGTCCGACCGCTTTCGGCAGCTTCAGGAAGGGGTGCAATCCTTTCTGCGCGTGGTCGCGATGCGCGCCGACATCCAGCAGATCCTGCTGATCGACGCCCCCTCGGTGTTCGGCTGGCGGCGCTGGCGCGAAATGGGGGCCGATTCGATATTGGGCGACATCGGCGACGCGTTTCGCGACCTGATCCGCGACGGCGTGATCCGGCCGCAGCCTGTGCTCCCCCTCGCCCACCTGGTTCTCGCCGCGCTGACCGAGGCGTCGATGATGATCGCGCATTCGGTCGATCCCGAAGCGACGCGGATCGAGGTCAGCGACGCCTTGCGAAACCTGATCGCGGGGCTGCGCTGA
- a CDS encoding ferredoxin encodes MKIIANAGLCSGHARCAAVSPDIFTLTDDGYIGFAERDVTPAEEALARRGVRACPERALTLVEDSAADMV; translated from the coding sequence TTGAAAATCATCGCGAACGCTGGATTGTGCAGCGGCCATGCGCGCTGCGCGGCGGTCAGCCCCGACATTTTCACCCTCACCGACGATGGCTATATCGGCTTTGCGGAGCGCGACGTGACCCCCGCCGAAGAAGCGCTGGCGCGGCGCGGCGTGCGCGCATGCCCCGAACGCGCGCTGACGCTGGTCGAGGATTCGGCCGCGGACATGGTGTGA
- a CDS encoding 2Fe-2S iron-sulfur cluster-binding protein, with product MIKVTYIESNGTAHEVDLDPGQTVMEGAVNAGIGGIWGDCGGACSCATCHVYVDPAWRALTGEKSEMEESMLECATAEVDPEGSRLSCQLAVSDALDGLIIRLPETQ from the coding sequence ATGATCAAAGTCACCTATATCGAAAGCAACGGCACCGCGCACGAGGTCGATCTCGACCCCGGCCAGACCGTGATGGAAGGCGCCGTCAACGCCGGTATCGGCGGGATATGGGGCGATTGCGGTGGCGCCTGTTCGTGCGCGACCTGCCATGTTTATGTCGATCCGGCGTGGCGCGCGCTGACCGGCGAAAAGTCCGAGATGGAAGAATCGATGCTCGAATGCGCGACGGCCGAAGTCGACCCGGAAGGAAGCCGCCTGTCGTGCCAGCTCGCGGTGAGCGATGCACTCGACGGCCTGATCATCCGGCTGCCCGAAACCCAATAG